In Miscanthus floridulus cultivar M001 chromosome 19, ASM1932011v1, whole genome shotgun sequence, the DNA window GTTGAGGCCCGACACGATGCCCGACACGGCGAGGAACAGCTGCTTCATGTACTCGCAGCTGACCGCCGGCTTCTGctcctccgcgccgccgccgtccgcggcCTGCTCCTCAATGTCGTAGCCCTCGTCGCGGAAGGTCCCGTTGGAGCCGTCGGCCTCCTCCGTGGCGTCATCTGCCGGCTTCGGCAGGAGAATGTAGTAGAGCACCTCCAGCAGGTGCGCGTGCTTGCCGACGTCGACCGCCGGGAAGTTGTCCATCATCTTGAACGGGCAGAGCTCCTTCGTGAGCCCGGTGACCATCCGCGCGAGCGTCTCGCCGGCCTCGTCGACCGACGGGTGCTGCGGCTCCAGGATCTTGCGGATCAGGAAGAGCGGGACCTGGTTCTCGAGCATGAGCATGTCGCGGAGGATGAGGTTGTGCGCGGACTTCCTCCCGGTGAAGTCAACGAGGTGCGCCATCCTCGACGACACCCTCTTCAGCGCCCTgccgccgtctccctcgtcgtcggcgatggcgacggcgtaAATCTGCAAGAACTCGAGCAGGAACGCGCCGTCGACGACCATCATCCACGCCAGCGTCTCGCCGTTGAAGTCGAGGTACCGGTGGTAGTAGGCGCGGATCTTTCGCTCGAGGCGCGCGAACTGCTGGACGAGGCCGTCGAGCTTGAGCCCGGCGCAGAGCCGCTTCTGCGCGCGGCGCGCCGAGGCGAGCTTGTAGCGCTCCATCTCGTACAGCTCGGGACGCCAGTGGTGGTAGGGGCCGAGCGCGATGAACTGAGGGGTGTAGGCCTCCGGCTTGTGCACCCGCAGCTGCTTGGGCACGTTGAAAACGGACACCGGGATGCcgttgtcatcgtcgtcgtcgccggcggcggcgtcgtCGTCCTGGAGAGAGTGACGGATCTGGACCACCCACCGTACCTCGTCGAACACCAGCGGCGTCCCGTGGCGGCTACCAGCTTGTTGATCCGACGAGGCCATTGTTAGTCCTCCGTTTGTGTGTGCTTCCTCTCACGGTTGGTTGCAACTAGAAAGGAAAATCACTCCAACTAACCAGAAAAACGATGGTACTAGCCGTGATTTACACATACATTGATTGTTAAGTGTGGTGGAGCCACTGGAGACAGGGGCAAGAACGGTGACAGCGAAGAAGAAAGAAGGCAAAGAATTGCAAAACAGAGAAATACTCTTTCTATCCGTGAATAAATAGATTTGTACTAGTAAGTTTAGGATAGATTAG includes these proteins:
- the LOC136529352 gene encoding putative UPF0481 protein At3g02645, with translation MASSDQQAGSRHGTPLVFDEVRWVVQIRHSLQDDDAAAGDDDDDNGIPVSVFNVPKQLRVHKPEAYTPQFIALGPYHHWRPELYEMERYKLASARRAQKRLCAGLKLDGLVQQFARLERKIRAYYHRYLDFNGETLAWMMVVDGAFLLEFLQIYAVAIADDEGDGGRALKRVSSRMAHLVDFTGRKSAHNLILRDMLMLENQVPLFLIRKILEPQHPSVDEAGETLARMVTGLTKELCPFKMMDNFPAVDVGKHAHLLEVLYYILLPKPADDATEEADGSNGTFRDEGYDIEEQAADGGGAEEQKPAVSCEYMKQLFLAVSGIVSGLNTAGPMRYVTKPIEFAIKAPWKMLAVVPGLGSFMSGDGSNDHRDASSSAAGYLTRPPLIEEIMIPSVSELVNAGVKFLPTSGDLSTIAFDAKTATFQLPVVTLDSNTEVVLRNLVAYEASAASGPLVLARYTELMNGIIDTDEDVALLRRRGVVLNRMKSDGEVAKLWNGMTRSVRLTKVAFMDRTIEEVNRYYNSRWRVKTKRFMRKYVFSSWQLLTFLAAIMMLLLTTLQAFCSVYTCSRWFGGVTVTKAE